In a genomic window of Nostoc sp. UHCC 0870:
- a CDS encoding class I SAM-dependent methyltransferase: MATILRDLSYRYQWLYDGISRLAALSVGGEPRFRQLALQGLTIQSDTHVLDLCCGSGQTTQFLVKYSQNVTGLDASPLSLQRARQNVPEAAYVEAFAEKIPFTEAQFDVVHTSAALHEMQPAQLREIIQEVYRVLKPGGVFTIVDFHPPTNPIFWPGLALFFWLFETETAWKLLKTDLTGLLTEIGFSVSQPTLYAGGSLQVIQAKK; encoded by the coding sequence ATGGCAACAATTTTAAGAGATTTAAGTTATCGCTATCAATGGCTATATGATGGAATATCGCGGTTAGCAGCCCTTAGCGTTGGTGGTGAACCTCGTTTTCGGCAATTGGCTCTGCAAGGGTTAACAATTCAATCAGATACTCATGTTTTAGATTTATGTTGTGGTAGTGGTCAAACAACGCAATTTTTAGTTAAATATTCACAAAATGTAACAGGACTAGATGCTTCACCATTATCTTTACAAAGAGCTAGGCAGAATGTACCTGAAGCAGCTTATGTAGAAGCTTTTGCGGAAAAAATACCCTTTACGGAGGCTCAATTTGATGTAGTGCATACCAGCGCGGCTTTACATGAAATGCAGCCTGCACAATTGCGGGAAATTATTCAAGAAGTTTATCGCGTACTGAAGCCAGGAGGAGTATTTACTATTGTTGATTTTCATCCACCTACTAATCCCATCTTCTGGCCTGGTTTAGCGTTATTTTTTTGGTTGTTTGAGACAGAAACAGCCTGGAAATTATTAAAAACTGATTTAACTGGGTTGTTAACTGAAATAGGATTTAGTGTAAGTCAACCAACTTTGTATGCGGGTGGTAGTTTGCAGGTCATTCAGGCGAAAAAATAA
- a CDS encoding sensor histidine kinase — MTISLELADINVTRLKEAPIHLSSQVQPHGVLLVLEEPDLKILQVSNNTWDILGINAESVLQKKLEDLLDSFQVERIKAGLLEGNIEFINPTKLWMRKKGDDYVVFDAVFHRNSEGFLILELEPAISQENIPFLSFYHLAKASINELERTANLRDFCQIIVQEVRKVTGFDRVMLYKFDDDGHGSVVAEEKIASLEPYLGLHYPESDIPKPARKLFISNSIRLIPDAQAEAVQMLPVKNPVSDRPPDLTNSILRSAASCHLDYLHNMGVGASLTISLIKDQKLWGLIACHHQTPKYVSYELRKACEFLGRVIFAELSAREETEDYDYRMNLTHIQSLLVEYMSQEDNFIDGLVKHQPNLLDLTSAKGAAVCCGDQFTLIGETPKEEDLVFLVQWLKNNAESEIFSTDSLPQVYPDAERFKNVASGLLAIPISHRNYVLWFRPEVIQTVNWGGDPHNAFEVSQSEGNVRLCPRKSFELWKETVRLTSLPWRYVEIKAALELKKAIVNIVLRQADELAQLAQDLERSNAELKKFAYVASHDLQEPLNQVANYVQLLEMRYEDELDADAKEFINFAVEGVSLMQTLIDDVLAYSKVDTQAIAFQLTDVEIPLERALGNLRQRIIEAKATVTHDPLPTVMAGSTQLMQLFQNLIANAIKFRSDKPPEIHIGAERLDDEWLFSVKDNGIGIDPQFSDRIFVIFQRLHTRDEYQGTGMGLAICKKIIECHRGRIWVESQLGEGATFYFTIPVGGRERERRNGRKTQNNIFS, encoded by the coding sequence ATGACCATAAGCTTAGAACTAGCAGATATTAATGTAACGCGTTTAAAAGAAGCTCCAATTCATCTTTCTAGCCAAGTTCAACCGCATGGAGTGTTGCTAGTCTTAGAAGAACCTGATCTAAAGATATTACAAGTTAGCAACAATACCTGGGATATTTTAGGCATTAATGCTGAATCTGTTTTACAGAAAAAGCTGGAAGACTTACTTGATTCATTCCAAGTTGAAAGAATTAAAGCTGGATTATTAGAAGGTAATATCGAATTTATTAATCCGACCAAGCTGTGGATGCGGAAGAAAGGAGATGATTACGTAGTTTTTGATGCCGTCTTCCATCGGAATTCTGAAGGATTTTTGATTTTAGAGTTAGAACCTGCTATTTCTCAAGAAAATATTCCTTTTTTAAGCTTTTATCATCTAGCTAAAGCTTCTATTAATGAGTTAGAAAGAACGGCGAATCTGCGAGATTTCTGTCAGATAATTGTGCAAGAAGTCCGCAAAGTCACAGGTTTTGATCGGGTGATGTTATATAAATTTGATGATGATGGACATGGTTCTGTTGTCGCTGAGGAAAAAATCGCCAGCTTAGAACCATATTTAGGACTGCACTATCCAGAATCGGATATTCCTAAACCTGCGAGAAAATTATTTATTTCTAATTCTATTCGACTCATCCCAGATGCTCAGGCTGAAGCTGTACAGATGTTACCAGTGAAAAATCCGGTGAGCGATCGCCCGCCTGATTTAACTAATTCTATCCTGAGAAGTGCCGCTTCCTGTCATTTGGATTACTTACACAATATGGGTGTAGGTGCTTCCTTAACTATTTCCTTGATTAAAGATCAAAAACTTTGGGGATTAATCGCCTGTCACCATCAGACACCTAAATATGTTTCCTACGAATTACGCAAAGCCTGCGAATTTCTAGGAAGAGTGATATTTGCAGAACTTTCAGCCAGGGAAGAAACGGAAGACTACGATTATCGAATGAATCTCACCCATATTCAATCATTGTTGGTTGAATATATGTCCCAGGAAGACAACTTTATTGATGGTTTAGTTAAACATCAACCTAATCTTTTAGATTTAACCAGCGCGAAAGGTGCGGCTGTGTGTTGTGGCGACCAATTTACTTTGATTGGTGAGACTCCTAAAGAAGAAGACTTAGTTTTTTTGGTGCAGTGGCTGAAAAATAACGCCGAGTCAGAAATTTTCTCCACCGATTCACTACCACAAGTTTATCCAGATGCGGAAAGGTTTAAAAACGTTGCTAGTGGGTTGCTAGCCATTCCCATTTCCCATCGTAATTATGTATTGTGGTTTAGACCGGAAGTGATTCAAACTGTAAATTGGGGTGGTGATCCTCACAATGCTTTTGAAGTCAGCCAGTCTGAGGGAAATGTGCGCCTCTGTCCCCGAAAATCCTTTGAACTGTGGAAAGAGACAGTCCGCCTCACCTCATTACCTTGGCGATACGTAGAAATTAAAGCCGCGCTAGAATTGAAAAAGGCAATTGTCAATATTGTCCTGCGCCAAGCCGATGAACTAGCACAGTTAGCGCAAGATTTAGAACGTTCCAACGCCGAACTGAAAAAATTTGCCTACGTTGCTTCCCATGACTTGCAAGAACCGCTTAATCAAGTAGCGAATTACGTCCAACTATTGGAAATGCGCTATGAAGATGAGCTAGATGCAGATGCGAAAGAGTTTATCAACTTCGCAGTTGAGGGAGTCAGCCTCATGCAGACATTAATCGATGATGTCTTAGCATACTCCAAGGTAGACACCCAAGCGATCGCTTTTCAACTTACGGATGTAGAAATCCCACTAGAAAGAGCATTAGGCAATTTACGCCAACGCATTATCGAAGCCAAGGCTACCGTCACCCATGACCCCTTACCCACAGTCATGGCTGGTAGCACCCAACTCATGCAGCTATTCCAAAACCTGATTGCTAACGCCATCAAATTCCGCAGCGACAAACCACCCGAAATTCACATCGGTGCAGAAAGATTAGACGATGAGTGGTTATTCTCAGTCAAGGATAACGGAATTGGGATTGATCCACAATTTAGCGATCGCATTTTTGTGATCTTTCAACGCCTGCATACACGAGACGAATATCAAGGTACAGGTATGGGTCTAGCCATCTGTAAGAAAATTATCGAATGTCATCGGGGACGCATTTGGGTAGAGTCACAACTTGGTGAGGGTGCGACCTTCTACTTTACAATTCCAGTTGGAGGCCGAGAGCGTGAGCGTAGAAACGGAAGAAAAACTCAAAACAATATTTTTAGTTGA
- the hemH gene encoding ferrochelatase, translating into MGRVGVLLLNLGGPDKLEDVGPFLYNLFSDPEIIRLPFRWLQKPLAWYIASRRTSISQENYKQIGGGSPLRRITEAQGEALQEQLGDLGQEAKIYVGMRYWHPYTEEAIALLTQDNLDNLVILPLYPQFSISTSGSSFRLLDRLWQEDPKLQRIEYTVIPSWHKQPGYLQSMAELISQEIDQFANPDGVHIFFSAHGVPKSYVEEAGDPYQQEIEECTALIMQTLNRPNPHTLAYQSRVGPVEWLQPYTEDALKELGAKGVKDLVVVPISFVSEHIETLQEIDIEYREVAEEAGIHNFRRVPAPNTHPVFIRALADLVIDALQKPSLKLSQVTQMKKRVKMYPPESWEWGMTTSAEVWNGRIAMLGFIALIIELVTGQGLLHMIGLLQ; encoded by the coding sequence ATGGGTCGTGTAGGCGTATTATTACTCAATCTCGGTGGACCCGATAAATTAGAGGATGTCGGGCCGTTCTTATATAACCTCTTTTCTGATCCAGAAATCATACGCTTACCATTCCGTTGGTTACAAAAACCCCTGGCTTGGTACATCGCCTCAAGACGCACGAGCATATCGCAAGAGAACTATAAGCAAATTGGTGGTGGCTCGCCCTTACGGCGGATTACAGAAGCCCAGGGAGAAGCTTTACAAGAACAGTTAGGTGATTTGGGACAGGAAGCCAAAATATATGTAGGAATGCGTTATTGGCATCCTTACACAGAAGAAGCGATCGCACTTCTCACCCAAGACAACCTTGACAACTTGGTGATTCTACCCCTCTATCCTCAATTTTCTATCAGTACAAGTGGTTCTAGCTTCCGGCTTCTAGACAGACTTTGGCAAGAAGACCCCAAACTACAACGGATTGAATACACCGTCATTCCGTCTTGGCATAAACAACCAGGTTACTTGCAATCAATGGCGGAACTGATTAGCCAAGAAATTGACCAGTTTGCTAATCCTGATGGAGTTCACATCTTCTTTAGCGCACATGGTGTTCCCAAAAGCTATGTCGAAGAAGCCGGCGACCCCTATCAGCAGGAAATTGAGGAATGTACTGCTCTCATTATGCAGACCCTCAATCGTCCCAATCCTCACACCCTAGCCTACCAAAGCCGTGTCGGCCCGGTAGAGTGGTTACAACCCTATACGGAAGATGCTCTCAAAGAACTAGGTGCAAAGGGCGTTAAAGACTTAGTTGTCGTACCCATCAGTTTCGTCTCAGAACATATTGAGACATTACAAGAAATTGATATTGAGTATCGGGAAGTCGCCGAGGAAGCCGGAATCCACAACTTCCGTCGCGTACCCGCACCTAATACCCATCCAGTCTTTATTAGAGCTTTGGCAGATTTGGTAATTGATGCACTGCAAAAACCCAGTCTTAAGCTTTCCCAAGTCACCCAAATGAAGAAGCGGGTGAAAATGTATCCTCCAGAAAGTTGGGAATGGGGGATGACCACCAGTGCAGAAGTGTGGAATGGTCGGATTGCAATGCTAGGCTTTATTGCCTTAATTATTGAGTTGGTTACAGGTCAAGGTTTACTACATATGATCGGACTGTTGCAGTAA
- a CDS encoding response regulator, which yields MSVETEEKLKTIFLVEDNKADIRLIQEAFKNSSIPHQVVTVRDGIDAMAYLRQEGEYTDALRPDLILLDLNLPRKDGREVLAEIKADPLLKRIPVVVLTTSRNEDDIFHSYELHVNCYITKSRNLTQLFQIVKGIEEFWLSTVTLPPV from the coding sequence GTGAGCGTAGAAACGGAAGAAAAACTCAAAACAATATTTTTAGTTGAGGATAACAAAGCCGATATTCGTCTCATCCAAGAAGCGTTCAAAAATAGCTCAATCCCACACCAAGTGGTTACAGTCCGGGATGGTATAGACGCTATGGCCTATCTTCGCCAAGAGGGTGAATATACTGATGCGCTACGTCCAGACCTGATTCTGTTAGATTTGAACCTACCTAGAAAAGACGGTCGAGAAGTATTAGCCGAAATCAAAGCCGACCCCTTACTCAAACGCATTCCGGTAGTAGTGCTGACAACTTCGAGAAACGAAGATGACATTTTTCACAGCTACGAACTGCACGTAAACTGCTACATCACCAAATCTCGCAACCTCACTCAACTATTCCAAATTGTCAAAGGAATTGAAGAGTTTTGGCTATCTACAGTTACGCTACCACCGGTGTAG
- the recR gene encoding recombination mediator RecR: protein MQRLPGVGPKSAQRLALHILKRPESEVEALAQALIDAKKQVGLCSVCFHLSSEPVCEICRNPNRDNQTICVVADSRDVIALEKTREYKGKYHVLGGVISPIDGIGPEQLTVQALVRRVSQQKPQEVIMAISPSVEGETTTLYLGQLLKPFTKVTRIAFGLPVGGDLEYADELTLARALEGRRELD, encoded by the coding sequence TTGCAACGCCTTCCAGGAGTTGGACCCAAATCTGCCCAGCGACTGGCTTTGCATATTTTAAAACGTCCAGAATCTGAAGTAGAGGCTTTGGCGCAAGCCCTAATTGATGCCAAAAAACAGGTAGGTTTATGTTCTGTATGCTTCCATCTTTCATCTGAACCTGTTTGTGAAATCTGTCGTAATCCCAACCGCGACAATCAGACTATCTGTGTAGTAGCTGATTCGCGCGATGTGATTGCACTGGAAAAAACCCGTGAATACAAAGGTAAGTATCACGTTTTAGGAGGAGTGATTTCTCCCATAGATGGTATTGGCCCAGAACAGTTGACTGTTCAAGCTTTGGTAAGGCGGGTGAGTCAGCAAAAACCCCAAGAAGTAATTATGGCGATTAGTCCTAGTGTAGAAGGGGAAACTACGACTTTGTATCTAGGCCAGCTACTTAAACCATTTACTAAAGTGACGCGAATTGCTTTTGGGTTGCCTGTAGGTGGCGATTTGGAATACGCTGATGAATTGACGCTAGCAAGGGCTTTAGAAGGACGGCGAGAGTTAGATTAA
- a CDS encoding ATP-binding protein, with amino-acid sequence MVGNSVKILLIEDNIAEARLLQEYLHQAESKQFLLVHVKRLREALSELSHTSYDVILLDLTLPDSQGLSSLSLLIKQDPSVPIVVLTNTNDEDLAIEAVRQGAQDYLVKRQVNVHVLVRALCYAIERKQAVESLRVLNQSLENRVEERTAELVKAQEINQFKSEFVSMLSHDIRNPLNTILLAAGLLQDNEEKLSQEKKHSHFKMIRSAIKNMAQLLDEVSFIGRADAGKLWCDLIAIDLEAFCRQIVEEAQLSIKDKHLTVIFNCPQKLEPVLLDESLLHHILGNLLGNAIKYSLPSGIVNFELFGQEHAVIFKIQDWGIGISPQDQKHLFQPFHRGENVGGIAGTGLGLSIVKKCVDAHQGEILVHSEVGVGTSVTVILPKE; translated from the coding sequence ATAGTTGGAAATTCAGTAAAAATTTTGTTAATTGAGGACAACATAGCAGAAGCGAGGTTATTACAAGAATATTTGCACCAAGCTGAATCCAAACAATTTCTTCTGGTTCATGTGAAGCGATTGCGGGAAGCACTCAGCGAACTTAGTCACACTAGTTATGATGTGATTTTACTAGACCTTACACTGCCTGACAGTCAAGGTTTGTCATCTCTATCTTTGCTGATAAAGCAAGACCCTAGTGTGCCAATTGTTGTTCTAACTAATACCAATGACGAAGATTTAGCAATTGAAGCAGTGCGACAAGGAGCGCAAGATTATCTAGTCAAGCGACAGGTAAATGTTCATGTTTTGGTGCGGGCTTTGTGTTACGCAATCGAGCGTAAACAAGCCGTAGAAAGCTTACGTGTCCTTAACCAATCTCTAGAAAACCGTGTTGAAGAACGCACGGCTGAACTGGTAAAAGCTCAAGAAATCAACCAGTTTAAATCTGAGTTTGTCTCTATGCTTTCCCATGATATTCGGAATCCCTTAAATACTATTCTTTTAGCTGCCGGATTATTGCAAGATAATGAAGAAAAACTCAGTCAAGAGAAAAAACATTCTCATTTTAAAATGATTCGTTCAGCAATCAAAAATATGGCACAGCTATTAGATGAAGTGTCATTCATTGGTAGAGCGGATGCTGGTAAACTTTGGTGTGACCTGATTGCCATAGATTTAGAAGCATTCTGTCGTCAAATAGTAGAAGAAGCGCAGTTAAGTATTAAAGATAAGCATCTTACAGTTATTTTCAACTGTCCTCAAAAATTAGAACCAGTATTATTAGATGAAAGCTTGCTGCACCACATTTTAGGTAATTTGCTAGGTAATGCTATTAAGTATTCACTACCCAGTGGTATAGTCAATTTTGAATTATTTGGTCAAGAACACGCGGTAATTTTTAAAATTCAAGATTGGGGTATTGGCATTTCCCCACAAGACCAAAAGCATTTGTTTCAGCCTTTCCATCGTGGAGAGAATGTTGGCGGAATTGCTGGTACTGGGTTGGGTCTATCAATTGTCAAAAAATGCGTTGATGCTCACCAAGGAGAGATTTTAGTTCATAGTGAAGTAGGCGTTGGGACAAGTGTTACTGTCATTTTGCCTAAGGAATAG
- a CDS encoding DUF4126 domain-containing protein translates to MIEILATLSASAAAGIRIGIPLLIIVLLQGSNFWSQVPIVSHVSPGVLLTCLISCSFFELFVSKKLWGQRILQIIHLFLSPLVGAIMGLAVASATATPHWLIAVIGGSLALVLQLVQVGWFYRLRGLPLWAVFLQDVLCIALVLFAFDAPWQGGLIALILLWFALRSAKEWYDWYHKSR, encoded by the coding sequence ATGATTGAAATTCTAGCTACACTTTCTGCTTCTGCCGCAGCAGGAATAAGAATAGGTATACCTTTATTAATTATTGTGCTTTTGCAGGGTAGTAACTTTTGGTCACAAGTGCCAATTGTCTCTCACGTTTCCCCTGGGGTTTTATTAACCTGTTTAATTAGTTGTTCATTTTTTGAATTATTTGTTTCCAAAAAACTTTGGGGACAACGAATTTTACAAATAATTCATTTATTCTTATCTCCCCTAGTGGGGGCGATTATGGGGTTAGCAGTAGCTTCAGCGACAGCAACGCCACACTGGTTAATAGCTGTGATTGGGGGTTCATTGGCTTTAGTATTGCAGCTAGTTCAGGTCGGTTGGTTCTATCGCTTACGTGGGTTGCCGTTGTGGGCAGTGTTTCTACAGGATGTTTTGTGTATAGCCTTAGTGCTGTTTGCGTTTGATGCTCCGTGGCAAGGAGGATTAATTGCTTTAATCCTCCTGTGGTTTGCCTTACGTAGTGCTAAAGAGTGGTATGACTGGTATCACAAAAGCCGTTAA
- a CDS encoding MBOAT family O-acyltransferase, whose translation MNFISILYGLFLLSVLVIYWSLELPKLRLWALLIASLFFYASLNIQYVPLLLALTFINFQLGREIGKNTSPGQHSLDWQISNEEWQFAHMDWNRRRLKLLWLGIGLNVSILLGFKYINGLVKLLFDVPVSASDSPFKIIAPLGISFFTFECIAYLVDVYRGAPASNQFIKFATYKLFFAKLISGPITRYHNLANQFNSLEFPGTDKIAEALWLIARGAVKKGILADNLGIFVDLCFGNLQRAGSHDLWLATIAYGLQLYLDFSGYVDIARGSALLFGLALPENFDFPYFSTSIAEFWRRWHMTLGDWLRNYVYFPLGGSRQGLTRTCGNLFIVMLIAGIWHGSLWGFIIWGVYHGLALVVHRLTDEMSDRYEKLEQFWQNPLGVLIAWLLTQLMVFTSWIWFRLPNPQQSTWVFQHLWGHTADAQFYQKVYVEALNTSPYQIAWMMVLLAAFMSITYAFKGKLKLDLSWPLKLVFVPLCFYAVWLLAPEGSLPYIYFDF comes from the coding sequence ATGAACTTTATATCTATTCTTTATGGACTGTTTTTGCTGAGTGTATTGGTTATTTATTGGTCTTTAGAACTGCCAAAATTGCGCCTATGGGCTTTATTGATTGCAAGCCTTTTTTTCTACGCATCTTTAAATATACAATATGTACCTCTCCTATTAGCACTAACTTTTATTAACTTTCAGTTAGGGCGAGAAATTGGCAAAAATACTTCGCCGGGACAACATAGTCTAGATTGGCAGATTTCTAATGAAGAATGGCAATTTGCCCACATGGATTGGAATCGCCGCAGATTAAAGCTATTATGGCTGGGAATAGGTTTAAATGTCTCAATATTATTAGGATTTAAGTATATAAATGGCTTAGTAAAATTACTTTTTGATGTGCCAGTTAGTGCATCAGATAGCCCTTTTAAAATCATTGCACCTTTGGGGATATCGTTTTTTACCTTTGAGTGCATTGCTTATTTAGTAGATGTTTATCGGGGTGCGCCTGCTAGTAATCAATTTATCAAATTTGCGACATACAAATTGTTCTTTGCTAAATTAATTTCCGGGCCAATTACCCGCTATCACAACTTAGCAAATCAATTTAACTCTCTGGAATTTCCTGGTACTGATAAAATAGCCGAAGCTCTATGGTTAATTGCTAGAGGTGCTGTGAAAAAAGGCATCTTAGCAGACAATCTAGGCATTTTCGTTGATTTATGTTTTGGTAATCTGCAACGGGCTGGTAGTCATGATTTATGGTTGGCTACCATAGCCTATGGTTTGCAATTGTATTTAGATTTCAGTGGGTATGTAGATATTGCCCGTGGTAGTGCTTTACTGTTTGGGTTAGCACTCCCAGAAAACTTTGATTTTCCCTATTTCAGCACCAGTATTGCGGAATTTTGGCGACGTTGGCACATGACTCTGGGTGACTGGCTGCGTAATTACGTTTATTTTCCTTTAGGTGGTTCTCGTCAAGGTTTAACACGCACCTGTGGGAACTTGTTTATTGTCATGCTAATTGCTGGGATTTGGCACGGTTCATTGTGGGGCTTTATCATTTGGGGTGTTTATCACGGTTTAGCCTTAGTAGTGCATCGACTCACAGATGAAATGAGCGATCGCTATGAGAAACTAGAACAATTCTGGCAAAATCCTCTAGGCGTACTCATAGCTTGGCTTTTAACCCAACTAATGGTCTTCACCTCTTGGATTTGGTTTCGTCTACCTAACCCCCAACAATCCACTTGGGTATTTCAGCACCTGTGGGGTCATACTGCTGATGCCCAATTTTATCAAAAAGTTTATGTCGAAGCTCTCAACACCAGCCCCTATCAAATCGCCTGGATGATGGTCTTGTTAGCCGCTTTCATGAGCATAACTTATGCCTTCAAAGGTAAACTCAAACTGGATCTGAGTTGGCCTCTCAAACTAGTATTTGTACCACTTTGCTTCTATGCTGTTTGGTTGCTCGCCCCTGAAGGTAGCCTTCCTTACATCTACTTCGATTTCTAA
- the psbA gene encoding photosystem II q(b) protein yields the protein MTTTLQQRQSANVWERFCEWITSTENRIYIGWFGVLMIPTLLAATTCFIIAFIAAPPVDIDGIREPVAGSLIYGNNIISGAVVPSSNAIGLHFYPIWEAASLDEWLYNGGPYQLVIFHFLIGCACYLGRQWELSYRLGMRPWICVAYSAPLASATAVFLIYPIGQGSFSDGMPLGISGTFNFMIVFQAEHNILMHPFHMLGVAGVFGGSLFSAMHGSLVTSSLVRETTETESQNYGYKFGQEEETYNIVAAHGYFGRLIFQYASFNNSRSLHFFLAAWPVVGIWFTALGISTMAFNLNGFNFNQSIIDSQGRVIATWADVINRANLGMEVMHERNAHNFPLDLAAGEVAPVAISAPAING from the coding sequence ATGACCACAACCTTACAACAGCGTCAAAGCGCGAATGTATGGGAACGGTTCTGCGAGTGGATCACCAGCACCGAAAACCGGATTTACATCGGTTGGTTCGGCGTATTGATGATCCCCACCTTGCTAGCCGCAACCACCTGCTTCATCATCGCCTTCATCGCTGCACCTCCAGTAGACATCGATGGCATCCGTGAACCAGTAGCAGGTTCATTAATCTACGGAAACAACATCATCTCTGGTGCAGTTGTTCCTTCCTCCAACGCCATTGGCTTGCACTTCTACCCAATCTGGGAAGCAGCTTCCTTAGATGAGTGGTTGTACAACGGTGGTCCTTACCAATTGGTAATTTTCCACTTCTTGATCGGATGTGCTTGTTACCTAGGTCGTCAGTGGGAACTATCCTACCGCTTAGGAATGCGCCCTTGGATCTGCGTAGCATATTCTGCACCTTTGGCATCAGCAACCGCAGTATTCTTGATCTACCCAATCGGTCAAGGTTCATTCTCAGACGGTATGCCCTTGGGTATCTCCGGAACATTCAACTTCATGATCGTGTTCCAAGCAGAACACAACATCTTGATGCACCCCTTCCATATGTTGGGTGTAGCTGGTGTATTCGGCGGTTCATTGTTCTCCGCAATGCACGGTTCATTGGTAACTTCCTCCTTGGTGCGTGAAACCACCGAAACCGAATCACAAAACTACGGTTACAAATTCGGTCAAGAAGAAGAAACCTACAACATCGTTGCAGCACACGGTTACTTCGGTCGCTTGATTTTCCAATACGCTTCATTCAACAACAGCCGTTCCTTGCACTTCTTCTTGGCTGCATGGCCAGTAGTAGGCATCTGGTTCACCGCCTTGGGTATCAGCACAATGGCGTTCAACTTGAACGGTTTCAACTTCAACCAATCCATCATTGACTCCCAAGGTCGCGTCATTGCAACCTGGGCTGATGTAATCAACCGCGCTAACCTGGGTATGGAAGTAATGCACGAGCGTAACGCTCACAACTTCCCCCTAGACTTGGCTGCTGGTGAAGTTGCTCCTGTTGCTATCAGCGCACCTGCTATCAACGGTTAA